In the Festucalex cinctus isolate MCC-2025b chromosome 10, RoL_Fcin_1.0, whole genome shotgun sequence genome, one interval contains:
- the tle2a gene encoding transducin-like enhancer protein 2a isoform X2: MFPQNRAPAPLQPPPGSSASVVAAAAAAAAASGTPQSLKLTYPETLDRIKEEFQFLQTQYHSLKLECEKLATEKTEIQRHYVMYYEMSYGLNIEMHKQTEIAKRLNVICAQLIPFLSQEHQQQVVQAMERAKQVTMGELNASIGVRGLPPLPHSQLQAQHLSQHAQGLPVGPHPSGLPHPGLALGGSSGLLALSGALGAQLAAKDERAHLEAAAAAAAAAEHHRDREAGPSSLSNGDKGRPADYLSNGKKRKADEKEFMTDYGSDADKSDDNLVVDEDPSSPRSVQSYSSRENGLDKMAPSRKEVPPQASPTSLASSSSAASPSRGKESTQREKSSTPGMKPGTPMSQESNTPGPSGPPQFRPIPGKPGVDPLALGLRNPLVMQGAYPPGAFGLPPPGVNGDLPGAAAYGAGLHLVSPQMNGAAAAAAAAAAAAGYGRSPVVGYESPHMRVPGLPASLQSAASGKPAYSFHVSADGQMQPVPFPPDALLGPGIPRHARQIHSLSHGEVVCAVTISTSTRHVYTGGKGCVKVWDISQPGSKSPMAQLDCLNRDNYIRSCKLLSDGRTLIVGGEASTLSIWDLATPTPRIKAELTSSAPACYALAISPDNKVCFSCCSDGNIVVWDLHNQTLVRQFQGHTDGASCIDISNDGTKLWTGGLDNTVRCWDLREGRQLQQHDFTSQIFSLGYCPTGEWLAVGMESSNVEVLHVSKPDKYQLHLHESCVLSLKFAYCGKWFVSTGKDNLLNAWRTPYGSSIFQSKESSSVLSCDISPDDQFIVTGSGDKKATVYEVIY; encoded by the exons TTTGAAGCTGGAATGTGAGAAACTGGCCACCGAGAAGACGGAGATCCAGAGACACTACGTTATG TATTACGAGATGTCCTACGGCCTTAACATTGAAATGCACAAACAG ACGGAGATTGCCAAACGGCTAAATGTGATCTGCGCTCAACTCATCCCATTCCTGTCACAGGAG CACCAGCAACAGGTGGTCCAAGCTATGGAGCGCGCCAAACAGGTGACCATGGGGGAGTTAAATGCTTCCATAGGGGTACGTGGGCTCCCCCCTCTGCCTCATAGC CAGCTCCAGGCGCAGCACCTCTCCCAACACGCGCAGGGTCTGCCGGTGGGTCCACACCCGTCGGGATTGCCCCACCCGGGGCTGGCGCTGGGCGGGAGCTCCGGTCTATTGGCCCTGTCGGGGGCTCTGGGGGCCCAGCTGGCCGCCAAGGACGAGAGGGCTCATCTGGAGgccgctgctgccgccgccgcagctgctGAGCATCACAGAG ACCGGGAAGCAGGACCA AGCTCACTGTCCAATGGGGACAAAGGTCGCCCGGCAGACTACCTCAGCAACGGCAAGAAGAGGAAAGCTGACGAGAAGGAGTTCATGACAGACTAT GGCAGTGACGcagacaaaagtgatgataactTGGTGGTTGACGAG GACCCGTCGTCGCCCCGCAGCGTGCAGTCGTACTCGTCCAGGGAGAACGGCTTGGACAAGATGGCGCCCTCCCGCAAGGAAGTCCCCCCGCAGGCCAGCCCCACCTCGCTGGCGTCCTCCAGCAGCGCCGCGTCGCCGTCGCGTGGCAAAGAGTCTACGCAG CGAGAGAAGTCTAGCACTCCAGGTATGAAGCCGGGCACCCCAATGTCACAAGAGTCCAACACCCCTGGACCGAGTGGACCGCCGCAATTCAGACCCATCCCTGGCAAGCCTGGTGTCGACCCGCTAG CTCTGGGTCTGAGGAACCCCTTGGTCATGCAGGGTGCGTACCCCCCGGGGGCTTTCGGTCTGCCCCCTCCTGGGGTCAACGGGGACCTACCCGGGGCGGCGGCCTATGGCGCCGGCCTCCACCTGGTCTCGCCGCAGATGAAcggggcggcggcagcggccgcGGCAGCTGCGGCAGCGGCAGGCTACGGACGCTCCCCGGTG GTGGGTTATGAGTCTCCACACATGAGAGTGCCCGGGTTGCCCGCCAGCCTGCAGTCGGCCGCTTCCGGAAAACC GGCATACTCGTTCCACGTGAGCGCCGACGGGCAGATGCAGCCGGTGCCCTTCCCTCCGGACGCCCTGCTGGGTCCGGGCATCCCTCGCCACGCGCGGCAGATCCACAGCCTGAGCCACGGCGAGGTGGTGTGCGCCGTCACCATCAGCACGTCCACGCGTCACGTCTACACGGGCGGCAAAGGCTGCGTCAAGGTCTGGGACATCAGCCAGCCCGGCAGCAAGAGTCCCATGGCGCAGCTCGATTGCCTG AACCGCGACAACTACATCCGCTCGTGCAAGCTGCTGTCGGACGGGCGCACGCTGATCGTGGGCGGCGAGGCCAGCACGCTGTCCATCTGGGACCTGGCCACGCCCACCCCTCGCATCAAAGCCGAGCTGACGTCGTCGGCGCCCGCCTGCTACGCGCTGGCCATCTCGCCCGACAACAAGGTCTGCTTCTCCTGCTGCAGCGACGGCAACATCGTCGTCTGGGACCTGCACAACCAGACGCTCGTCAG GCAGTTCCAGGGCCACACGGACGGCGCCAGCTGCATCGACATCTCCAACGACGGCACCAAGCTGTGGACGGGAGGCCTGGACAACACGGTGCGATGCTGGGACCTGAGGGAGGGACGCCAGCTGCAGCAGCACGACTTCACCTCGCAG ATCTTCTCGCTGGGTTACTGTCCGACGGGCGAGTGGCTGGCCGTGGGGATGGAGAGCAGCAACGTGGAAGTCCTCCACGTGTCCAAGCCCGACAAGTACCAGCTGCACCTGCACGAGAGCTGCGTGCTCTCGCTCAAGTTCGCGTACTGTG GTAAATGGTTTGTAAGCACGGGCAAAGACAACCTGCTGAACGCCTGGCGGACCCCTTACGGCTCCAGCATATTCCAG tcCAAGGAGTCGTCGTCTGTGCTGAGCTGCGATATCTCCCCCGACGACCAGTTCATCGTGACGGGCTCGGGGGACAAGAAGGCCACCGTGTACGAAGTCATCTACTGA
- the tle2a gene encoding transducin-like enhancer protein 2a isoform X3, whose product MFPQNRAPAPLQPPPGSSASVVAAAAAAAAASGTPQSLKLTYPETLDRIKEEFQFLQTQYHSLKLECEKLATEKTEIQRHYVMYYEMSYGLNIEMHKQTEIAKRLNVICAQLIPFLSQEHQQQVVQAMERAKQVTMGELNASIGQQLQAQHLSQHAQGLPVGPHPSGLPHPGLALGGSSGLLALSGALGAQLAAKDERAHLEAAAAAAAAAEHHRDREAGPSSLSNGDKGRPADYLSNGKKRKADEKEFMTDYGSDADKSDDNLVVDEDPSSPRSVQSYSSRENGLDKMAPSRKEVPPQASPTSLASSSSAASPSRGKESTQREKSSTPGMKPGTPMSQESNTPGPSGPPQFRPIPGKPGVDPLALGLRNPLVMQGAYPPGAFGLPPPGVNGDLPGAAAYGAGLHLVSPQMNGAAAAAAAAAAAAGYGRSPVVGYESPHMRVPGLPASLQSAASGKPAYSFHVSADGQMQPVPFPPDALLGPGIPRHARQIHSLSHGEVVCAVTISTSTRHVYTGGKGCVKVWDISQPGSKSPMAQLDCLNRDNYIRSCKLLSDGRTLIVGGEASTLSIWDLATPTPRIKAELTSSAPACYALAISPDNKVCFSCCSDGNIVVWDLHNQTLVRQFQGHTDGASCIDISNDGTKLWTGGLDNTVRCWDLREGRQLQQHDFTSQIFSLGYCPTGEWLAVGMESSNVEVLHVSKPDKYQLHLHESCVLSLKFAYCGKWFVSTGKDNLLNAWRTPYGSSIFQSKESSSVLSCDISPDDQFIVTGSGDKKATVYEVIY is encoded by the exons TTTGAAGCTGGAATGTGAGAAACTGGCCACCGAGAAGACGGAGATCCAGAGACACTACGTTATG TATTACGAGATGTCCTACGGCCTTAACATTGAAATGCACAAACAG ACGGAGATTGCCAAACGGCTAAATGTGATCTGCGCTCAACTCATCCCATTCCTGTCACAGGAG CACCAGCAACAGGTGGTCCAAGCTATGGAGCGCGCCAAACAGGTGACCATGGGGGAGTTAAATGCTTCCATAGGG CAGCAGCTCCAGGCGCAGCACCTCTCCCAACACGCGCAGGGTCTGCCGGTGGGTCCACACCCGTCGGGATTGCCCCACCCGGGGCTGGCGCTGGGCGGGAGCTCCGGTCTATTGGCCCTGTCGGGGGCTCTGGGGGCCCAGCTGGCCGCCAAGGACGAGAGGGCTCATCTGGAGgccgctgctgccgccgccgcagctgctGAGCATCACAGAG ACCGGGAAGCAGGACCA AGCTCACTGTCCAATGGGGACAAAGGTCGCCCGGCAGACTACCTCAGCAACGGCAAGAAGAGGAAAGCTGACGAGAAGGAGTTCATGACAGACTAT GGCAGTGACGcagacaaaagtgatgataactTGGTGGTTGACGAG GACCCGTCGTCGCCCCGCAGCGTGCAGTCGTACTCGTCCAGGGAGAACGGCTTGGACAAGATGGCGCCCTCCCGCAAGGAAGTCCCCCCGCAGGCCAGCCCCACCTCGCTGGCGTCCTCCAGCAGCGCCGCGTCGCCGTCGCGTGGCAAAGAGTCTACGCAG CGAGAGAAGTCTAGCACTCCAGGTATGAAGCCGGGCACCCCAATGTCACAAGAGTCCAACACCCCTGGACCGAGTGGACCGCCGCAATTCAGACCCATCCCTGGCAAGCCTGGTGTCGACCCGCTAG CTCTGGGTCTGAGGAACCCCTTGGTCATGCAGGGTGCGTACCCCCCGGGGGCTTTCGGTCTGCCCCCTCCTGGGGTCAACGGGGACCTACCCGGGGCGGCGGCCTATGGCGCCGGCCTCCACCTGGTCTCGCCGCAGATGAAcggggcggcggcagcggccgcGGCAGCTGCGGCAGCGGCAGGCTACGGACGCTCCCCGGTG GTGGGTTATGAGTCTCCACACATGAGAGTGCCCGGGTTGCCCGCCAGCCTGCAGTCGGCCGCTTCCGGAAAACC GGCATACTCGTTCCACGTGAGCGCCGACGGGCAGATGCAGCCGGTGCCCTTCCCTCCGGACGCCCTGCTGGGTCCGGGCATCCCTCGCCACGCGCGGCAGATCCACAGCCTGAGCCACGGCGAGGTGGTGTGCGCCGTCACCATCAGCACGTCCACGCGTCACGTCTACACGGGCGGCAAAGGCTGCGTCAAGGTCTGGGACATCAGCCAGCCCGGCAGCAAGAGTCCCATGGCGCAGCTCGATTGCCTG AACCGCGACAACTACATCCGCTCGTGCAAGCTGCTGTCGGACGGGCGCACGCTGATCGTGGGCGGCGAGGCCAGCACGCTGTCCATCTGGGACCTGGCCACGCCCACCCCTCGCATCAAAGCCGAGCTGACGTCGTCGGCGCCCGCCTGCTACGCGCTGGCCATCTCGCCCGACAACAAGGTCTGCTTCTCCTGCTGCAGCGACGGCAACATCGTCGTCTGGGACCTGCACAACCAGACGCTCGTCAG GCAGTTCCAGGGCCACACGGACGGCGCCAGCTGCATCGACATCTCCAACGACGGCACCAAGCTGTGGACGGGAGGCCTGGACAACACGGTGCGATGCTGGGACCTGAGGGAGGGACGCCAGCTGCAGCAGCACGACTTCACCTCGCAG ATCTTCTCGCTGGGTTACTGTCCGACGGGCGAGTGGCTGGCCGTGGGGATGGAGAGCAGCAACGTGGAAGTCCTCCACGTGTCCAAGCCCGACAAGTACCAGCTGCACCTGCACGAGAGCTGCGTGCTCTCGCTCAAGTTCGCGTACTGTG GTAAATGGTTTGTAAGCACGGGCAAAGACAACCTGCTGAACGCCTGGCGGACCCCTTACGGCTCCAGCATATTCCAG tcCAAGGAGTCGTCGTCTGTGCTGAGCTGCGATATCTCCCCCGACGACCAGTTCATCGTGACGGGCTCGGGGGACAAGAAGGCCACCGTGTACGAAGTCATCTACTGA